From Streptomyces durmitorensis, a single genomic window includes:
- a CDS encoding metallophosphoesterase: protein MTALLAHISDLHLDGSERATRRATHVMDYLRALPRPVDALLVTGDIADHGDEAEYEEAARILTAPFPVLTCPGNHDARPAYRKALLGQTPDDSPINQVHHIAGTAVLMCDSTIPGRDEGRLDAATLAWIDSTLAALPHGTPALIAFHQPPVALHHPLPDAHGLQHPEQLAALLAAHPRIAAVLTGHAHTAAATTFAARPLIVGPAITWTLRLPWEGDQPADREQPPGLAFHILDDDHRLTTHYRVLP from the coding sequence ATGACAGCGTTGCTTGCCCACATCAGCGACCTGCACCTGGACGGCAGCGAAAGGGCGACCCGGCGCGCCACGCACGTCATGGACTACCTGCGCGCCCTGCCCCGCCCGGTCGACGCCCTCCTGGTCACCGGGGACATCGCCGACCACGGCGACGAGGCCGAGTACGAGGAGGCGGCCCGGATCCTGACCGCCCCCTTCCCCGTCCTCACCTGCCCCGGCAACCACGACGCGCGCCCCGCCTATCGCAAGGCCCTGCTCGGCCAGACCCCCGACGACAGCCCCATCAACCAGGTGCACCACATCGCCGGCACCGCCGTCCTGATGTGCGACTCCACCATTCCCGGCCGCGACGAGGGGCGCCTGGACGCGGCGACACTCGCCTGGATCGACTCCACCCTTGCCGCGCTGCCCCACGGCACCCCCGCGCTGATCGCCTTCCACCAGCCGCCCGTCGCGCTCCACCACCCGCTGCCCGACGCCCACGGCCTCCAGCACCCCGAACAGCTCGCCGCGCTCCTCGCGGCACACCCGCGCATCGCCGCCGTCCTCACCGGCCACGCGCACACCGCGGCCGCCACGACCTTCGCCGCACGCCCGCTGATCGTCGGACCCGCCATCACCTGGACGCTTCGCCTGCCCTGGGAAGGCGACCAGCCCGCCGACCGCGAGCAGCCGCCCGGCCTCGCCTTTCACATCCTGGACGACGACCACCGCCTGACCACCCATTACCGCGTCCTCCCGTAA
- a CDS encoding CGNR zinc finger domain-containing protein, translating into MERWPALELASTIRHDGDGGVADDLATAEDVTRWIRAQDDLLPAHIRAGELTADDTLRQGIIELRGAVRALFARAVSPAPPSPADARHLMPADKALAHLNAAAARELVAPQLDWPRDGTPAARFLTAQSDPHIGVLATLARAAVDFLSGPQREQLRACTAPRCVRYFVKSHGRQEWCKASCGNRARAARHYKRHRVTPGLPGAD; encoded by the coding sequence GTGGAGCGTTGGCCGGCACTGGAGTTGGCGAGCACGATCCGGCATGACGGGGACGGCGGTGTTGCCGATGACCTGGCCACGGCCGAGGACGTCACCCGCTGGATCCGCGCGCAGGACGACCTGCTGCCCGCCCACATCCGGGCGGGGGAACTCACGGCGGACGACACCCTCAGACAGGGGATCATCGAACTGCGGGGAGCGGTACGGGCGTTGTTCGCGCGGGCGGTGAGCCCGGCGCCGCCCAGCCCGGCGGACGCCCGTCACCTGATGCCCGCGGACAAGGCGCTGGCCCACCTCAACGCGGCCGCCGCCCGGGAACTGGTCGCCCCGCAGCTGGACTGGCCCCGGGACGGGACCCCCGCCGCACGGTTTCTGACGGCGCAGAGCGACCCGCACATCGGCGTCCTGGCGACCCTGGCCCGCGCAGCGGTCGACTTTCTGAGCGGCCCGCAGCGCGAGCAGCTGCGCGCCTGTACGGCGCCTCGATGCGTGCGTTATTTCGTCAAGAGCCACGGCAGGCAGGAGTGGTGCAAGGCCTCCTGCGGCAACCGGGCCCGCGCGGCTCGCCACTACAAGCGCCATCGCGTGACACCCGGGCTTCCAGGAGCCGACTAG
- the thpR gene encoding RNA 2',3'-cyclic phosphodiesterase: protein MNEQIQPATVRVFIALAPPDDAKQELARVLEPAYRTHPRMRWNRIEDWHITLAFLGEVPASAVPLLRTPLARIAAARSPLTLALRGGGHFDERVLWSGIDGDLDALHLLATEVRAVVDDCGIARANRPFRPHLTLARARRDTPSCAVEAAAGLAEFSGRTWQAARLHLVASNIGRGPGPIHYRDVGAWDFEA, encoded by the coding sequence GTGAACGAACAGATTCAGCCCGCGACCGTTCGTGTCTTCATCGCTCTCGCCCCGCCCGACGACGCGAAGCAGGAACTGGCCCGGGTACTCGAACCCGCCTACCGCACGCATCCAAGGATGCGGTGGAACCGCATCGAGGACTGGCACATCACCCTGGCGTTCCTCGGTGAGGTCCCCGCATCGGCGGTTCCCCTCCTGCGTACGCCGCTCGCGCGCATCGCGGCCGCCCGCAGCCCCCTCACCCTGGCGCTGCGCGGTGGCGGGCACTTCGACGAGCGTGTGCTGTGGAGCGGGATCGACGGCGACCTCGACGCGTTGCATCTGCTCGCCACCGAGGTGCGTGCCGTGGTCGACGACTGTGGCATCGCTCGCGCGAACCGGCCGTTCCGGCCGCATCTGACGCTGGCCCGCGCCCGCCGGGACACTCCGTCGTGCGCGGTGGAAGCCGCCGCCGGGCTCGCCGAGTTCAGCGGCCGCACCTGGCAGGCCGCGCGGCTGCACCTGGTCGCCAGCAACATCGGCCGCGGACCTGGACCCATCCACTACCGCGATGTCGGCGCCTGGGACTTCGAGGCCTAG
- a CDS encoding SRPBCC family protein → METMTARRTIDAPIDDVFAWLTTTTNYTRSPLVLRCRLTRHGDGAPYGVGAVRSHLWMIGWLSERITRYDPPHATEYVVDRSVPPSRHELGRMTFTETDGGTLVEWTTRAEMRAPLVGAFLTRHLVRPMITRSFHSILDAAATALTRHPSPNRG, encoded by the coding sequence ATGGAAACCATGACCGCCCGGCGCACCATCGACGCCCCGATCGACGACGTGTTCGCCTGGCTCACCACGACCACCAACTACACGCGCTCGCCCCTGGTGCTGCGCTGCCGTCTGACCCGCCACGGCGACGGCGCCCCCTACGGCGTGGGCGCGGTCCGCAGCCACCTCTGGATGATCGGCTGGCTCAGCGAACGCATCACCCGCTACGACCCGCCCCACGCCACCGAGTACGTCGTCGACCGCAGCGTGCCACCGTCCCGGCACGAACTCGGCCGCATGACGTTCACCGAGACCGACGGCGGCACCCTGGTCGAGTGGACCACCCGCGCCGAAATGCGCGCCCCGCTCGTCGGCGCCTTCCTCACCCGGCACCTCGTACGCCCGATGATCACCCGCAGCTTCCACAGCATCCTCGACGCCGCCGCCACCGCACTGACCCGACACCCCAGCCCCAACCGGGGTTGA
- a CDS encoding RNA polymerase sigma-70 factor, whose product MTEDDAFTEHRPLLFTIAYEMLGSVADAEDVLQESYLRWSAVDRAAIEHPRAYLVRVVTRQSLNHLRAVKARREDYVGPWLPEPIRTAPEVTEDAILAESVSMAMMLVLETLNPTERAVFVLHDVFGYTHGEIATSVGKTEVTVRQIAHRARGHVHARRRRFEPDSDATRAIVRRFLLAATTGEIQALMDLLAPDVVEISDGGGKATAARRPITGRDDVARFALGVARTGITATTRIEHAVHNGMPAALCLTDGRLDWLLAFEIHHGRITGLYAVRNPDKLHRARTVRPLDRGDLQPWKP is encoded by the coding sequence ATGACTGAGGACGACGCCTTCACCGAGCACCGGCCGCTGCTGTTCACCATCGCCTACGAGATGCTGGGCAGCGTCGCCGATGCCGAGGACGTGCTGCAGGAGAGCTACCTGCGATGGAGCGCCGTCGACCGGGCGGCCATCGAGCATCCGCGGGCCTACCTGGTCCGCGTGGTGACCCGCCAGTCCCTCAACCACCTGCGCGCGGTCAAGGCACGGCGCGAGGACTACGTCGGTCCGTGGCTGCCCGAACCGATCCGCACCGCGCCCGAGGTGACCGAGGACGCGATCCTGGCCGAGTCGGTGTCGATGGCCATGATGCTCGTCCTCGAAACGCTCAACCCGACCGAGCGCGCGGTGTTCGTGCTGCACGACGTGTTCGGCTACACCCACGGCGAGATCGCCACCTCGGTCGGCAAGACCGAAGTGACCGTGCGTCAGATCGCCCACCGCGCACGCGGGCACGTCCACGCACGGCGCCGCCGCTTCGAACCCGACTCCGATGCCACCCGGGCCATCGTCCGGCGATTCCTGCTCGCGGCCACGACCGGTGAGATCCAGGCGCTGATGGACCTCCTCGCGCCCGACGTCGTGGAGATCTCCGACGGCGGCGGGAAGGCGACCGCCGCCCGCCGGCCGATCACCGGCCGCGACGACGTCGCCCGCTTCGCCCTCGGCGTGGCCCGCACCGGCATCACCGCCACGACCCGCATCGAGCACGCCGTTCACAACGGCATGCCCGCGGCTCTCTGCCTCACCGACGGCCGACTCGACTGGCTGCTCGCCTTCGAGATCCACCACGGCCGGATCACCGGCCTCTACGCCGTGCGCAACCCGGACAAGCTGCACCGCGCCCGAACGGTGCGCCCACTCGACCGAGGAGATCTCCAGCCATGGAAACCATGA
- a CDS encoding SGNH/GDSL hydrolase family protein, whose amino-acid sequence MPEADPKVGVDVSTNRAGNPRHRLVAVGDSLTQGFQSAAIFNTPLSYPAIVAHELGCLPDFRYPLYGGFGGMPFNLELFLRDLESRYGRTVDWWEAPLALFRARSVMDRVEDYWERGPGRTVPSTTAIMHNLAVFGWDLRDALSKSADECRKRIDVPKDNLVNQVVQNAGERAALRVLPTRPQAAGALTQLSAAAELGKDTEGTGAKHGIETLIVFLGANNALRAVTELSVVWSEDSGFDSLDDKGRFTVWQPKHFTSELRKVAAEVAAIKARHVIWCTVPHVTIAPIARGVAGKVKPGSRYYPYYTRPWIKDRDFDAGRDPKITADEARQVDEAIDEYNDAITATVRAARKNGKDWYLLETCGLMDRLASRRYAEDPQARPAWWQPYPLPSALQALSPPPNSHFLAGDGERRTDGGLFSLDGVHPTTVGYGILAQEVINVMRLAGVRFFRPDGDTLRQDPVLVDFDRLIRHDTLVIRPPGNLGSSLKALGWADEALDLFRRVFSLL is encoded by the coding sequence GTGCCCGAGGCCGATCCCAAGGTGGGGGTCGACGTCAGTACGAACCGGGCGGGCAATCCGCGGCACCGGCTGGTCGCGGTGGGAGATTCCCTGACGCAGGGTTTCCAGAGCGCGGCGATCTTCAACACCCCTCTGTCGTACCCGGCGATCGTCGCCCACGAGCTGGGATGCCTGCCGGACTTCCGCTATCCCCTCTACGGAGGCTTCGGCGGGATGCCCTTCAACCTCGAGCTGTTCCTGCGTGACCTGGAGTCCCGCTACGGGCGGACCGTGGACTGGTGGGAGGCGCCGCTGGCCTTGTTCCGGGCCCGCAGTGTGATGGACCGCGTGGAGGACTACTGGGAGCGCGGGCCGGGCCGAACGGTGCCCTCGACCACGGCGATCATGCACAACCTCGCCGTGTTCGGTTGGGACCTGCGCGATGCGCTGTCGAAGTCGGCGGACGAGTGCCGCAAGCGGATCGACGTGCCCAAGGACAACTTGGTGAATCAGGTGGTGCAGAACGCCGGCGAGCGCGCGGCGCTGCGGGTGCTGCCCACCCGGCCTCAGGCGGCGGGGGCCCTGACGCAGTTGAGCGCGGCGGCCGAGCTGGGCAAGGACACCGAGGGCACAGGGGCGAAGCACGGCATCGAGACGCTCATCGTATTCCTGGGCGCGAACAACGCGCTGCGGGCGGTGACCGAACTGAGCGTGGTGTGGAGTGAGGACTCAGGCTTCGACAGCCTGGACGACAAGGGGCGCTTCACGGTCTGGCAGCCGAAGCACTTCACGTCCGAACTGCGCAAAGTGGCCGCGGAAGTCGCCGCCATCAAGGCGCGCCACGTCATCTGGTGCACGGTCCCGCACGTGACGATCGCGCCGATAGCACGCGGGGTGGCGGGCAAGGTCAAGCCCGGCTCGCGGTACTACCCCTACTACACCCGTCCGTGGATCAAGGACAGGGACTTCGACGCCGGCCGGGACCCGAAGATCACCGCGGACGAGGCGCGGCAGGTGGACGAGGCGATCGACGAGTACAACGACGCGATCACCGCGACGGTCCGCGCTGCCCGGAAGAACGGGAAGGACTGGTACCTGCTGGAGACCTGCGGCCTGATGGACCGCCTGGCATCGCGCCGCTACGCCGAGGACCCGCAGGCGCGTCCGGCCTGGTGGCAGCCGTATCCGCTGCCTTCGGCGCTGCAGGCGCTCTCGCCGCCGCCGAACTCCCACTTCCTCGCGGGCGACGGTGAACGGCGCACCGACGGCGGCCTGTTCTCCCTCGACGGTGTCCACCCGACGACCGTCGGGTACGGGATTCTCGCCCAGGAGGTGATCAATGTGATGCGGCTGGCGGGAGTCCGGTTCTTCCGCCCGGACGGCGACACGCTCCGCCAGGACCCGGTGCTCGTCGACTTCGACCGGCTCATCCGCCACGACACACTGGTCATCCGCCCGCCGGGGAACCTGGGTTCGTCCCTGAAGGCCCTTGGCTGGGCCGATGAGGCCTTGGACCTGTTCCGGCGGGTCTTCTCCCTTCTCTGA